The following are encoded in a window of Pseudomonadota bacterium genomic DNA:
- a CDS encoding ATP-dependent DNA ligase → MYTSTSGNSGTYRPFRQGIRVPTALSFADLVTLSAALTETRSRKRKTTLVAELLAPADEQDAFLAACYLTGTLPQGRIGIGYRTVQAHLTSEGEPATPTTLTLARLHDTLDALAATRGAGSQAARGEALRTLGSELSQAQRDYLGRLLVGEVRHGALEGVMADAIAQAYQLDLPLVRRAAMLGGDLPTVARLASRGDHAALAAARLRLLHPLQPMLAQSAKDIADALAHCPRPVFESKLDGARVQIHRQHDETKVFTRQLHDVTAAVPELVEWAMARPTPTFIVEGEAIALRPQDDRPLPFQSTMKRFGRRLDVAAMREQIPLSLRLFDCLHLDGEDLIDQPLHARLRALGSLAPAGDQVMRLESADPEQVGSFVDRVLADGHEGVMAKDLDSPYAAGRRGGAWLKLKPTHTADLVLIGCEWGSGRRKGMMSNLRLAARAGEDGFVMVGKTFKGLTDEVLRWQTEQLPPLAQGRDALGIELPPRIVYEIAFDGVQASPQYPGGLALRFARYRRRRDDKAPQEATTLDELRKLLPTA, encoded by the coding sequence ATGTACACTTCCACGTCTGGAAACTCCGGCACCTATCGCCCCTTCCGCCAAGGTATCCGCGTGCCCACTGCCCTCTCCTTCGCCGACCTGGTCACCCTGTCCGCCGCGCTTACCGAAACGCGTAGCCGCAAACGCAAGACCACCCTGGTGGCGGAACTGCTCGCCCCGGCCGATGAGCAGGATGCCTTCCTCGCCGCCTGCTATCTCACGGGGACCCTGCCCCAGGGGCGCATCGGTATCGGTTATCGCACGGTGCAAGCCCACCTCACCAGCGAGGGTGAGCCCGCCACCCCGACCACCCTGACCCTGGCCCGCCTGCACGACACCCTGGATGCCCTCGCCGCCACGCGCGGCGCTGGGTCACAGGCCGCTCGGGGAGAAGCCTTGCGGACCTTAGGAAGCGAGCTCTCGCAGGCGCAGCGCGACTACCTCGGACGCCTGCTGGTGGGAGAGGTGCGGCACGGTGCCCTGGAGGGGGTGATGGCGGATGCGATCGCGCAAGCCTACCAGCTCGATCTGCCCCTGGTGCGCCGCGCTGCCATGCTCGGCGGGGACCTGCCGACGGTGGCACGCCTCGCCAGCCGAGGGGATCACGCCGCCCTGGCTGCGGCTCGCCTGCGCCTGCTCCATCCGCTGCAGCCCATGCTGGCCCAGTCGGCCAAGGACATCGCCGATGCCCTCGCCCACTGCCCGCGCCCGGTGTTCGAGAGCAAGCTCGACGGGGCCAGGGTGCAAATCCATCGCCAGCACGACGAGACGAAGGTCTTTACCCGCCAGCTGCACGATGTGACCGCGGCGGTCCCCGAACTCGTGGAGTGGGCCATGGCTCGCCCAACGCCCACGTTCATCGTCGAGGGCGAGGCCATCGCGTTGCGCCCGCAAGACGATCGCCCGCTGCCCTTTCAGAGCACCATGAAGCGCTTCGGGCGGCGCCTCGACGTTGCCGCGATGCGTGAGCAGATCCCCCTCAGCCTGCGCCTGTTCGATTGCCTACACCTCGACGGTGAGGACCTCATCGACCAACCCCTGCACGCGCGACTTCGAGCCCTGGGCTCGTTGGCGCCCGCCGGCGATCAGGTGATGAGGCTCGAGAGTGCGGACCCCGAGCAAGTGGGCAGCTTCGTGGACCGCGTGCTGGCGGATGGCCACGAGGGGGTGATGGCCAAGGACCTCGACTCCCCCTACGCCGCCGGGCGCCGCGGCGGGGCCTGGCTCAAACTGAAACCCACGCATACCGCCGATCTCGTGCTCATCGGCTGCGAATGGGGCAGCGGAAGGCGCAAGGGCATGATGAGCAACCTGCGCCTCGCGGCCCGCGCCGGGGAAGATGGCTTCGTCATGGTAGGCAAGACCTTCAAGGGCCTCACGGACGAGGTGCTGCGCTGGCAGACCGAGCAGCTGCCTCCCCTGGCCCAAGGTCGCGACGCCCTCGGCATCGAGCTGCCCCCACGCATCGTTTACGAAATCGCCTTCGATGGCGTGCAGGCGAGCCCCCAGTATCCGGGCGGCCTGGCCTTGCGCTTCGCTCGCTATCGGCGCCGGCGCGACGACAAGGCCCCACAGGAGGCAACGACGCTCGATGAGTTGCGCAAGCTCCTGCCCACCGCGTAG
- a CDS encoding glycosyltransferase family 1 protein — MKIAIVTDAWKPQVNGVITTLVNTGECLIADGHEVHYVTPQDFLRTPCPTYPEIRLSLFPGRKVARMLDELQPDSIHIATEGPLGLAARKYCLKRKLLFTTSYHTRFPQYVRARFPIPLSWSYGYMRWFHSAAAHTMVGTETQREDLVANNFENVVLWPRGVDTEAFHPDDKDFLKDERPISMYVGRVAVEKTLEDFLSLDIPGTKYIVGDGPALKQLQRDFPEAVYTGYRFGEELTRYLAAADVFVFPSRTDTLGLVLLEAMACGVPVAAYPVMGPIDVVDRGVTGILDEDLAAAVKGALALDAKDCREAALERSWRSASRSFFANLVDAARPDGQVDARNEQKVT; from the coding sequence ATGAAGATCGCCATTGTTACCGACGCATGGAAGCCGCAGGTTAACGGCGTCATTACAACGCTGGTCAACACGGGCGAGTGCCTCATCGCCGACGGTCACGAGGTGCACTACGTGACGCCGCAGGACTTCCTGCGCACGCCCTGCCCCACCTACCCGGAGATCCGACTCAGCCTGTTCCCCGGCCGCAAGGTGGCACGCATGCTCGACGAGCTGCAACCCGACAGCATTCACATCGCCACCGAGGGCCCCCTTGGGCTCGCCGCACGCAAGTACTGCCTGAAGCGAAAGTTGCTCTTCACAACTTCCTACCACACGCGCTTCCCCCAGTACGTACGCGCCCGCTTTCCCATTCCCCTGAGCTGGTCCTACGGCTACATGCGTTGGTTTCACAGCGCCGCCGCCCACACCATGGTGGGCACGGAGACCCAGCGCGAGGATCTGGTGGCGAACAACTTCGAGAACGTCGTGCTTTGGCCTCGCGGGGTCGATACGGAGGCCTTCCACCCCGACGACAAGGATTTCCTCAAGGACGAGCGCCCCATCTCCATGTACGTCGGCCGGGTCGCCGTCGAGAAGACCCTCGAGGACTTCCTGAGCCTGGACATCCCCGGCACCAAGTACATCGTCGGCGATGGCCCCGCCCTCAAGCAGCTGCAGCGGGACTTCCCCGAGGCGGTGTACACGGGCTACCGCTTCGGCGAGGAGCTCACCCGCTACCTGGCAGCGGCAGACGTCTTCGTCTTCCCGAGCCGAACGGACACCTTAGGCTTGGTGCTCCTCGAGGCGATGGCCTGCGGGGTGCCGGTGGCCGCTTATCCTGTGATGGGCCCCATCGACGTCGTCGATCGTGGGGTCACGGGCATTCTCGATGAGGATTTGGCCGCCGCCGTGAAGGGCGCCCTGGCGCTAGATGCGAAAGACTGCCGCGAAGCGGCTCTGGAACGCTCCTGGCGATCCGCCAGCCGCAGCTTCTTCGCCAACCTCGTCGACGCCGCCCGGCCCGACGGACAGGTCGACGCGCGGAACGAGCAGAAGGTCACCTGA
- a CDS encoding enoyl-CoA hydratase/isomerase family protein: MDLDQYANDYPSLDFSTPHPGVLQIELPPAPGLEIAVADGDMHGDLADVWTAADGDANVRSVLIAGGGRDGFCAGGAYDLIDEMVADDRALQRVWREARDLVYNIINCSKPIVSAIHGPAVGAGLAVALLADVSIAARDARLLDGHVTLGVAAGDHAVMIWPLLCGLAKARYHLLTNTPISGEQAERMGLVSLCVEREELADRAVDVAANLADGSPSAIRWTKYALNNWLRQAGPAFDASLAMEFMGFRQADVHEGLAARREKRPPNFDDDAW; the protein is encoded by the coding sequence ATGGACCTTGATCAGTACGCCAACGACTACCCTTCCCTAGATTTCTCCACACCCCATCCCGGGGTGCTCCAGATCGAGCTTCCGCCGGCGCCGGGGCTCGAGATCGCCGTCGCCGATGGCGACATGCACGGTGACTTGGCCGACGTGTGGACGGCAGCCGACGGCGACGCCAACGTGCGCTCCGTGTTGATCGCCGGTGGCGGCCGAGATGGTTTCTGCGCCGGCGGCGCCTACGATCTGATCGACGAGATGGTGGCCGACGACCGTGCCCTGCAGCGCGTCTGGCGTGAGGCGCGCGATCTCGTCTACAACATCATCAACTGCTCCAAACCCATCGTGTCGGCCATCCACGGGCCGGCGGTGGGTGCCGGCCTGGCGGTCGCCCTCCTGGCGGATGTCTCGATCGCGGCGCGCGACGCACGCCTGCTCGATGGACACGTCACCCTGGGCGTCGCGGCAGGCGATCACGCCGTCATGATCTGGCCGCTGTTGTGCGGCCTGGCCAAGGCGCGCTACCACCTACTCACGAACACCCCCATCTCCGGCGAGCAGGCCGAGCGCATGGGGCTGGTGTCCCTTTGTGTCGAGCGAGAGGAGCTGGCGGATCGGGCGGTGGACGTCGCCGCCAACCTTGCCGATGGCAGCCCCTCAGCGATTCGCTGGACCAAGTACGCCCTCAACAACTGGTTGCGCCAGGCGGGACCCGCCTTCGATGCCTCCCTGGCGATGGAGTTCATGGGCTTCCGTCAGGCCGACGTGCACGAAGGGCTGGCCGCACGCCGGGAGAAGCGACCGCCGAATTTCGACGATGACGCGTGGTGA